One region of Jonesiaceae bacterium BS-20 genomic DNA includes:
- a CDS encoding family 43 glycosylhydrolase: MTIKPLTHQTPVNPIVLERADPWVLKDEDFYYFTGSYPDFDRIMLRGAKTLAGLKAAEEVEIWRRPESGEMGGNIWAPELHKIGEKWYFYFTAGHSEKPFRIRMYVMEGVGPDPRAAVWGQPRRIETQWDEFSLDATVFEHGGDLYYVWAQRPIQEPDLPDGVVINSDMYISKMADPFTLVGETVLLTRPELDWENVGYRVNEGAAVLKRNGRIFITFSASATDHHYCMGLLTADENADLLDPQSWHKSEQPVFVSCDLTQGYGPGHNSFTVDEQGRDVIVYHARSYRDIVGNPLFDVNRHGRVQPFFFDESGSPVFAYPVGDGIVPQQIELADGKILSVDPTTIAATPTGGAVLGDLWDAQIPTPKLTTTTLTAATRDPMSLTATLFRVIEETGDGMTLEPVVARGHTVQVNRNDF, from the coding sequence GTGACTATCAAACCGCTAACCCACCAAACACCAGTAAATCCAATAGTTCTGGAGCGGGCAGACCCGTGGGTGCTGAAGGACGAGGACTTTTACTACTTCACGGGCAGTTACCCGGACTTTGACCGCATCATGTTGCGGGGTGCAAAAACCTTAGCTGGCCTCAAAGCGGCCGAAGAAGTTGAAATTTGGCGCCGCCCTGAATCGGGGGAGATGGGCGGGAATATTTGGGCGCCGGAACTCCACAAAATTGGGGAGAAATGGTACTTCTACTTCACTGCCGGACACAGTGAAAAGCCCTTCCGTATCCGTATGTACGTGATGGAAGGGGTGGGGCCAGATCCCCGCGCGGCGGTCTGGGGGCAACCGCGCAGAATTGAGACGCAGTGGGATGAGTTCTCACTCGACGCCACGGTCTTTGAGCATGGCGGAGACTTGTACTACGTGTGGGCACAACGGCCAATCCAAGAACCGGACTTACCAGATGGTGTAGTCATCAACTCTGACATGTACATTTCCAAGATGGCTGACCCATTCACCTTGGTGGGGGAAACCGTTTTGTTGACCCGCCCCGAGCTGGACTGGGAGAACGTAGGGTACCGGGTAAATGAAGGGGCAGCCGTGCTCAAGCGCAACGGCAGAATCTTCATTACCTTCTCTGCTAGCGCCACTGATCATCACTACTGCATGGGACTGCTTACCGCGGATGAGAACGCGGACCTGTTAGACCCGCAATCCTGGCACAAATCCGAACAACCCGTCTTTGTATCCTGTGACCTTACCCAGGGGTACGGACCGGGACATAACTCATTCACGGTTGATGAACAAGGCCGTGACGTGATTGTTTATCACGCCCGTAGCTACCGGGACATTGTGGGTAACCCGCTGTTTGACGTGAACCGTCATGGACGTGTCCAACCGTTCTTCTTTGATGAGTCAGGTTCCCCGGTATTTGCCTACCCCGTGGGAGACGGCATTGTCCCGCAGCAGATAGAACTCGCAGACGGAAAAATCCTGAGCGTTGATCCTACAACCATAGCTGCCACCCCAACCGGCGGCGCAGTGTTGGGCGATCTGTGGGACGCACAGATTCCCACCCCCAAGCTCACCACTACAACCCTCACCGCAGCAACCAGAGATCCAATGAGTCTGACCGCAACCTTGTTCAGAGTGATCGAAGAAACCGGCGATGGCATGACCTTAGAACCGGTGGTTGCCCGAGGGCACACCGTGCAAGTCAATAGGAACGACTTTTAG
- a CDS encoding sugar ABC transporter permease — MSVRSKKRQYRAPAQLGGRSVAHRGQGRLAAAFLFPALLILTVFVGWPMLSALRLSFTDASGFGQENWVGLDNYKAIFTDSDILKTIWNTALYTLMFTPTALVLALALALLLTNSKLMARGFFRTTYFLPFIVSLAVAAFAWSYLLDPQVGLLNHWLSSFGIQIGNILQNPDWAMPTVVLVAIWKNFGFYMVIFIAGLNEIPGSLYEAAKLDGAGAWRRLTSITLPQLSNTLVFVIVFAMIAALQAFDQIYVMTGGGPYRSTQTVVMEIYQQGFKELNLGGATAISFVLLLATLILSLIQFGVFGSKEKDNG, encoded by the coding sequence GTGTCTGTTCGCTCGAAGAAGCGCCAATACCGCGCCCCTGCCCAGTTGGGTGGACGCTCGGTAGCGCACCGAGGGCAAGGTCGGCTAGCCGCCGCATTCTTGTTTCCGGCATTGCTGATTCTGACCGTTTTTGTTGGCTGGCCAATGCTCTCCGCGTTGCGTCTGTCCTTCACTGATGCCTCAGGATTTGGGCAAGAGAACTGGGTTGGCCTTGATAACTACAAGGCGATTTTCACTGATTCGGATATTCTCAAAACCATTTGGAATACCGCGCTCTACACCTTGATGTTCACCCCAACCGCGTTGGTGCTGGCACTTGCACTGGCGTTGCTCCTTACCAATAGCAAGCTCATGGCCCGGGGCTTCTTCCGGACCACGTACTTCCTTCCGTTCATAGTTTCCCTGGCAGTAGCCGCATTCGCGTGGAGCTACCTGCTTGACCCCCAAGTTGGATTACTCAACCACTGGCTAAGTTCGTTTGGGATTCAAATCGGCAATATTTTGCAAAACCCGGACTGGGCTATGCCGACCGTGGTGCTGGTTGCCATTTGGAAAAACTTTGGGTTTTACATGGTCATCTTTATTGCCGGTCTCAATGAGATCCCCGGGTCGTTGTATGAGGCAGCAAAGCTTGATGGTGCGGGTGCATGGCGGCGCCTGACAAGCATTACGCTGCCGCAGCTCAGTAACACGTTGGTGTTTGTGATCGTGTTTGCCATGATCGCGGCGCTGCAAGCCTTCGACCAAATCTACGTCATGACCGGTGGTGGACCGTACCGCAGTACGCAAACGGTTGTCATGGAAATTTACCAGCAGGGCTTCAAGGAACTGAACCTTGGCGGAGCAACGGCAATTTCATTTGTGCTGCTGTTGGCAACGCTGATTCTGAGCTTGATTCAGTTTGGAGTCTTTGGAAGTAAAGAAAAGGACAACGGGTAA
- the cas3 gene encoding CRISPR-associated helicase Cas3': MDLNAGEWQSMVHFAAIDYLWGKAGLNIRGVLQWAPLQTHLLDTGHVAQLLLEQWVPSSLLKQMANQSGLSVDEFRSLIAFIAGVHDVGKATPAFQAKPLREKSTGHLQARMELAKIVGRSLQLTRQECMQLPHNISGHFIVRRWLRSRFNWSMNASNSLGIIISGHHGITPIRQPIGNVADTPHLLGDGIWQKMQEYLLDECAKEFGITKLIEREILLSPNAQVFVSGLVVLSDWIASDTKYFRLVDDGAALDKNLDHNARAMKALADIRLPNPWEPARSTESLDERLVTGFGLPHGAVANSTQIALDHVVDSLNAPELVILEAPTGSGKTEAALLAAHKIAAKLKLAGITFALPTQATTNAMYTRIFDWLVRLSELGEKPIGDIQLIHGKADLNNAFQSVRFSNELADVHDEDSTWHPVILGASELVRNQWSDRSKLRLLSNVTVCTIDQILMASLKTRHNVLRHVGLSRKVLVVDEVHAADTFMRQYLLRTLEWAGANGIPVICLSATLPSTIRDDLLESYQRGKQRTKTTGSENTELKARNHENQPKNDGVSRSASCYPLVSFTSGYFASKQPFDFLEVARKVDLELADLGLEELSEKIQQLSDSGGRILVIRNTVRSAIETFDALEAAFPGEVTLGHSRFIGAHRIANDAALLEQFGKGDTVDPSVRQIIVATQIAEQSLDIDCDVLFTDIAPMDALLQRIGRLHRHNTRVRPQRFTRARCFILGFKGSLETAPEILGGSARVYDPYLLLKTALEILRVQELGGEIQIPDGVSSLIERTYVEDIAIPAAWVSAMSEADSNFERMEESRRTRALQNCVAAPYADDVIWGFSAGPVDRAGEERVAAQVRDAQESIEVILLNRVDQTLSLIHPEPGIDPRLDQYYVPTDDQLEWLRRSTIRIPGYVLPGESLAEFPQQLENLLIPEWQSSPELKDELFLTIDPVEGTRLGKYLLTYDPQRGLEITT; encoded by the coding sequence GTGGATCTAAATGCGGGAGAGTGGCAAAGTATGGTTCATTTTGCTGCCATCGATTATTTATGGGGCAAAGCAGGACTAAATATCCGAGGAGTTCTGCAGTGGGCCCCATTGCAGACTCACCTTCTTGATACAGGGCATGTAGCACAACTGTTATTGGAACAGTGGGTTCCATCAAGTTTGTTGAAACAAATGGCGAACCAGTCTGGCCTTTCTGTTGATGAGTTCCGATCTCTAATTGCATTCATTGCAGGGGTGCATGATGTGGGAAAAGCGACTCCGGCTTTTCAAGCGAAGCCATTACGTGAAAAATCGACTGGCCATTTACAAGCGCGTATGGAGCTAGCCAAGATTGTTGGGAGATCTCTGCAGCTAACTCGGCAAGAATGCATGCAACTGCCGCATAACATTTCTGGACATTTTATTGTTCGTAGATGGCTACGTTCGAGATTCAACTGGAGCATGAACGCTTCAAATAGTCTTGGAATAATTATTTCCGGACACCATGGGATAACGCCTATTCGCCAACCTATTGGAAATGTCGCAGACACTCCGCACCTCTTAGGAGACGGAATTTGGCAGAAAATGCAAGAGTATCTGCTGGATGAGTGTGCAAAGGAATTTGGTATTACCAAGTTAATTGAGCGAGAGATCTTACTTTCGCCAAATGCGCAGGTTTTTGTAAGTGGTCTAGTTGTGTTATCGGATTGGATTGCTTCTGATACCAAGTACTTCAGACTTGTTGATGATGGAGCTGCCTTAGATAAGAACCTTGATCACAATGCACGTGCAATGAAAGCGCTGGCTGATATTAGGCTCCCCAACCCATGGGAGCCAGCACGCTCAACTGAGTCTTTGGATGAAAGGCTAGTTACGGGATTTGGCTTACCACATGGTGCGGTGGCGAATAGTACTCAGATTGCGTTAGATCATGTTGTCGATTCTTTGAATGCGCCGGAGCTCGTAATCTTGGAGGCTCCAACAGGTTCAGGGAAGACGGAAGCAGCTCTTCTAGCTGCCCACAAGATTGCGGCCAAGTTGAAACTTGCAGGAATCACGTTTGCGCTTCCAACGCAGGCAACAACGAACGCCATGTACACAAGAATTTTTGACTGGCTAGTGAGACTGTCGGAACTTGGTGAGAAACCAATTGGAGACATCCAGCTAATTCATGGCAAGGCGGACCTCAACAACGCATTTCAGTCTGTTCGTTTTAGCAATGAACTGGCGGACGTACATGACGAGGACAGCACCTGGCATCCTGTAATTCTTGGTGCCTCCGAGCTAGTCCGTAACCAGTGGTCAGACCGGTCTAAACTCCGTCTGTTATCCAATGTAACTGTGTGCACAATAGATCAAATACTGATGGCATCGCTAAAGACCCGGCACAACGTGCTCAGGCATGTCGGTCTATCTCGAAAAGTTCTTGTTGTTGACGAAGTTCATGCGGCTGATACCTTCATGCGCCAGTATCTTCTTCGGACCCTTGAGTGGGCTGGTGCAAATGGAATTCCAGTTATCTGTCTCTCCGCGACTCTGCCAAGCACGATCCGTGATGATTTGCTCGAAAGTTATCAACGTGGAAAACAACGAACCAAAACCACAGGATCAGAGAACACCGAACTAAAAGCTCGCAACCATGAGAACCAGCCCAAGAACGATGGGGTATCAAGGAGTGCTAGTTGCTATCCATTGGTCAGTTTCACAAGCGGCTATTTCGCAAGTAAGCAGCCGTTTGACTTCTTGGAAGTAGCGCGCAAAGTTGATTTGGAGCTAGCAGATTTGGGCCTGGAAGAACTGTCTGAAAAGATACAACAACTCTCGGATAGTGGCGGGCGCATTCTCGTTATACGTAACACCGTGAGGTCTGCGATTGAGACTTTTGATGCGTTGGAAGCAGCTTTTCCGGGTGAGGTCACGCTGGGACATTCACGGTTTATTGGGGCTCATAGAATCGCTAACGATGCCGCACTACTAGAGCAATTTGGCAAGGGTGACACTGTGGACCCATCCGTACGTCAGATTATTGTGGCGACCCAAATCGCGGAGCAATCTTTAGATATTGACTGCGATGTTTTGTTCACAGATATTGCTCCAATGGACGCGTTGTTACAACGAATTGGCCGGTTACACAGACATAATACGCGGGTACGTCCACAAAGATTTACCCGCGCTCGCTGCTTCATTTTGGGATTTAAAGGATCGTTAGAAACGGCCCCAGAAATCTTGGGTGGAAGCGCTCGTGTGTACGATCCGTATCTTCTCTTGAAGACAGCGCTTGAGATCCTGAGGGTCCAGGAACTGGGGGGTGAAATCCAGATTCCAGATGGCGTTTCATCCTTAATTGAGCGCACCTATGTAGAGGACATTGCAATACCAGCAGCTTGGGTATCAGCAATGTCTGAGGCTGATAGTAACTTTGAGCGCATGGAGGAATCTCGTCGAACAAGGGCGCTTCAGAACTGCGTCGCCGCGCCCTATGCTGATGACGTGATCTGGGGGTTCAGTGCGGGACCCGTAGACCGAGCAGGGGAAGAACGCGTAGCTGCTCAAGTTCGGGACGCTCAAGAAAGTATCGAAGTCATACTCCTAAATAGGGTTGACCAAACCTTAAGTTTGATACACCCGGAGCCTGGGATCGATCCGAGGCTCGACCAGTACTACGTGCCTACGGATGACCAACTGGAGTGGTTACGTCGATCGACTATCCGGATTCCTGGCTATGTCTTGCCCGGTGAATCGCTAGCAGAATTTCCCCAACAATTGGAGAACCTCTTGATCCCGGAGTGGCAGTCTTCTCCGGAACTAAAGGATGAGTTGTTTTTGACGATAGATCCGGTCGAAGGTACTCGGCTTGGAAAATACTTACTGACGTATGATCCGCAGAGAGGCTTGGAAATTACGACATGA
- a CDS encoding family 1 glycosylhydrolase, with translation MTRWFENGKLHMGLGIEDTFVPQSRPGERAIDEYELTDHYNQFPTDFALAQSVGADFLRWGIPWYRITPEQGKWDWDWTDRALDSMLEHGIRPVMDLLHYGTPLWLENQFANPDFPAHFEEYAARFAARFGDRVTDYTPVNEPVIHALFAGEYAYWPPYLGGADGFATIAANLARAFVRSQRAIASEVGADACFIHVEAAIAYEGDDVAPEHREQAERLRHQIYLVEDLVTGRVDANHPLLDRVSHAISDTELDWFATNAVAPDIMGVNYYPRHSTELFEAGVHHSGGFADPRPYADRGTAGLRKALEAFAERYQVPVMVTETCVTASHQERVDWLDQSVGLVEQMRSEGTNIVGYTWWPLFDMYEWTWRHSENPRQDHLLTMGLYDLNETSQGLTRIENPVARRFREHTSRLRQAR, from the coding sequence GTGACGCGTTGGTTTGAAAATGGCAAGCTCCACATGGGTTTGGGAATTGAGGACACGTTTGTTCCTCAAAGCCGCCCCGGTGAACGTGCCATTGATGAATATGAGTTAACGGATCACTACAACCAGTTTCCTACCGACTTTGCCCTAGCCCAATCCGTTGGAGCAGACTTTCTACGGTGGGGCATCCCGTGGTACCGGATCACTCCGGAGCAGGGAAAATGGGATTGGGATTGGACTGACCGCGCGCTGGATTCCATGCTTGAGCATGGCATACGCCCAGTGATGGACCTGCTGCACTATGGCACCCCGCTGTGGTTGGAGAACCAGTTTGCTAACCCGGATTTCCCAGCACACTTTGAAGAGTACGCGGCGCGGTTTGCGGCGCGCTTTGGGGACCGGGTTACGGACTACACCCCGGTTAATGAGCCGGTTATCCACGCACTCTTTGCCGGGGAGTACGCTTATTGGCCGCCTTATTTGGGTGGGGCAGACGGGTTTGCCACGATTGCGGCAAACCTTGCCCGCGCCTTTGTACGATCCCAGCGGGCTATTGCCAGTGAAGTAGGGGCCGATGCCTGCTTTATTCACGTGGAAGCCGCAATTGCGTATGAGGGTGACGATGTAGCGCCGGAGCACCGGGAACAAGCGGAGCGTCTGCGGCACCAGATTTACTTGGTGGAAGACTTGGTGACCGGTCGTGTTGACGCCAACCACCCACTGTTGGACCGGGTGTCACATGCTATTTCAGATACCGAGTTGGACTGGTTTGCCACCAATGCGGTTGCCCCGGACATCATGGGTGTGAACTATTATCCGCGGCACTCAACCGAGTTGTTTGAGGCCGGTGTGCACCACAGCGGAGGGTTTGCGGATCCACGGCCCTATGCTGACCGTGGCACTGCGGGCCTGCGCAAAGCCCTTGAAGCATTTGCGGAGCGCTACCAAGTTCCCGTCATGGTCACCGAGACCTGCGTGACCGCGTCGCACCAGGAACGCGTAGATTGGCTGGACCAGTCCGTTGGCTTGGTTGAGCAAATGCGCAGTGAGGGGACCAACATCGTTGGTTACACCTGGTGGCCGTTGTTTGACATGTATGAGTGGACGTGGCGTCACAGCGAGAATCCGCGTCAGGATCACCTGTTGACGATGGGCTTGTATGACCTCAATGAGACGAGCCAGGGACTTACTCGCATTGAGAACCCCGTGGCCCGTAGGTTCCGGGAGCACACAAGCCGGCTGCGTCAAGCACGGTAG
- a CDS encoding LLM class flavin-dependent oxidoreductase has translation MAQAAAVLAATKTIVVGIGILPAGARNAAFAAMELATLAQLFPGRIIAGLGHGMPGWMRQAGAWPSSPLGLLEEFTHAVRALLSGVPGPAAGRFVNVAGVVLKELPDAVPPIVLGVRGPKSLALTGKIADGVVLAEPATPRYVADSLANCADGADLSEGGLADDFQVITYDVAAVHDDPAVAIAAARRNLGTFGEPDWAPHIVGQPFALDLVDLRQRCASPQEFATLMPAQWVSALTLAGSVDQVKEKLAARHAAGTTTAVLIPIGEDRLGEIEQLARVLSA, from the coding sequence GTGGCCCAGGCTGCGGCAGTCCTCGCTGCCACAAAAACCATTGTTGTGGGCATCGGGATTTTGCCGGCGGGCGCCCGCAATGCCGCTTTTGCTGCGATGGAACTTGCCACGCTGGCCCAGCTTTTTCCTGGACGGATCATTGCCGGATTGGGTCATGGTATGCCCGGGTGGATGCGGCAGGCCGGCGCTTGGCCGTCCAGTCCGCTAGGTTTGCTCGAGGAATTTACGCACGCCGTGCGTGCCTTGCTCAGTGGGGTGCCCGGTCCCGCCGCGGGCAGGTTTGTGAATGTCGCTGGGGTGGTACTCAAAGAACTTCCCGATGCCGTCCCACCTATCGTCCTTGGCGTGCGCGGGCCAAAGTCATTAGCGCTCACAGGCAAGATCGCTGACGGCGTTGTGCTGGCGGAGCCAGCCACGCCCAGGTACGTTGCCGACTCGCTTGCAAACTGCGCCGACGGCGCGGACCTTTCGGAAGGCGGGTTGGCCGATGATTTCCAGGTCATTACCTACGATGTTGCTGCGGTTCATGACGACCCGGCCGTTGCAATCGCGGCGGCTCGGCGCAACTTGGGCACCTTTGGGGAACCGGATTGGGCCCCGCACATTGTTGGTCAACCGTTTGCTTTGGATCTGGTGGATCTGCGCCAACGTTGCGCTAGTCCGCAAGAATTTGCAACCCTTATGCCTGCGCAGTGGGTAAGTGCCCTTACCCTGGCTGGATCTGTCGACCAAGTTAAGGAAAAGTTGGCGGCTCGCCATGCAGCTGGCACAACCACCGCTGTGCTCATTCCGATTGGTGAGGACCGCCTAGGGGAAATCGAGCAACTGGCACGGGTACTGTCTGCGTAA
- a CDS encoding carbohydrate ABC transporter permease codes for MQLEQRKPRFVVGRQLERWGLLAVALIFAAMVMLPIAIIMLTAFKPAAEINAYPPTLVPSEWTFDNFTRIFSDLPFARLFLNSVMFAGGVTVFALIFDSLAAYALARLDFRGNKLLLILIIASLMIPFQATLIPVYKIVAQLDLVNTMPGMILPRAADAFGIFFLRQFFVSLPRDLDNAARIDGAGEFRIFRSIVLPNAVPAMMTLAIYVFVNNWNDLLWPLVFTTDPNKGTITSGLTLLTGPSGIVPYGTMMAGSLIAVLPLALVFMFMQRRFIESVASTGLK; via the coding sequence ATGCAACTTGAACAACGTAAACCACGGTTTGTGGTCGGCCGGCAGTTAGAGCGCTGGGGCCTGTTAGCGGTTGCCCTTATTTTTGCTGCCATGGTGATGCTACCCATTGCCATCATCATGTTGACGGCATTTAAACCGGCCGCTGAGATCAATGCTTACCCACCGACACTCGTACCGAGCGAGTGGACGTTTGACAACTTCACTAGGATTTTCAGCGACTTGCCGTTTGCTCGATTGTTCCTGAACAGCGTGATGTTTGCCGGTGGCGTTACTGTTTTTGCGTTGATCTTTGACTCGTTGGCTGCCTATGCACTGGCCAGGCTGGATTTCCGTGGAAATAAGCTTTTGCTGATTTTGATCATCGCTAGCCTGATGATCCCGTTCCAAGCAACCCTGATTCCGGTCTACAAGATTGTGGCCCAATTAGACCTGGTGAACACGATGCCGGGCATGATCTTGCCACGTGCAGCCGATGCCTTTGGTATTTTCTTCCTGCGTCAGTTCTTTGTTTCACTTCCACGAGACCTAGATAACGCCGCCCGAATTGACGGTGCGGGTGAGTTCCGAATCTTCCGTAGCATCGTGTTGCCAAACGCGGTTCCAGCAATGATGACGCTGGCTATCTACGTCTTTGTGAATAACTGGAATGACCTCTTGTGGCCGCTGGTGTTCACTACGGACCCCAACAAGGGCACCATCACGTCTGGTCTGACCCTGCTAACCGGCCCAAGCGGCATTGTGCCTTACGGAACAATGATGGCCGGATCGCTTATCGCAGTGCTTCCGCTTGCCCTCGTCTTCATGTTCATGCAGCGCCGCTTCATTGAGAGCGTCGCTAGCACCGGCTTAAAGTAA
- a CDS encoding ABC transporter substrate-binding protein, with translation MKRFMKLVALAAVGSVALAGCSGGDSSASGGDGPIKLSFWHGYTEADGKVLDGIVADFNASQDRITIETTTKTWAVIGDTLLPALSANDGPDIVAMPAENLPVYASKGAFQDLDSFYGDAKIQGASINEHAVAMGQVDGKHYGLPTGFVPLSVIYNKTLFADAGIAEFPTTWDEWLEVSKQLTVDTNGDGTPEQFGLVLPDHATVGNGVWASLFYGNGGTITQDGQAVVNSDQNKETLKLWADAVINDKISPTGVDGVGADKLFSSGKAAMEIGGPWMSYVAQENNIDYAIAAVPAGPETAAASAIGISAAITAHAGDDQKAAALEFFEYFYSKDVATQWSLGSGWPPLRTDITAADVSENPVVHALTEIADTARPLLPGVINTGDVFTAVDEATQKALAGGDPSALLDEAAGKIQATLDK, from the coding sequence GTGAAACGGTTTATGAAGCTGGTTGCTCTGGCTGCTGTAGGTTCTGTGGCGCTTGCGGGCTGCTCGGGAGGGGACTCCTCGGCGTCCGGAGGCGATGGCCCTATCAAGTTGTCTTTTTGGCACGGTTACACCGAAGCCGATGGCAAGGTGCTTGACGGGATTGTAGCGGACTTCAACGCTTCCCAAGATCGCATCACCATTGAGACAACCACCAAGACCTGGGCGGTTATCGGCGACACCTTGCTGCCCGCACTGTCCGCAAATGATGGCCCGGACATTGTGGCCATGCCTGCTGAAAATCTCCCGGTGTATGCGTCCAAGGGTGCGTTTCAGGACCTAGATTCCTTCTACGGTGACGCCAAAATCCAGGGCGCAAGCATCAATGAACACGCTGTTGCCATGGGCCAGGTAGACGGAAAACACTACGGCCTGCCAACGGGATTTGTGCCGCTCTCAGTCATCTACAACAAGACGCTGTTTGCGGATGCCGGTATTGCTGAGTTCCCAACAACCTGGGATGAGTGGCTCGAGGTATCCAAGCAGCTAACCGTTGACACAAACGGTGACGGCACCCCTGAGCAGTTCGGTCTGGTTCTACCCGACCACGCAACCGTTGGAAACGGTGTTTGGGCCAGCTTGTTCTACGGGAACGGCGGAACCATCACCCAAGATGGTCAAGCAGTGGTGAACTCCGACCAGAACAAAGAAACCCTCAAACTGTGGGCGGACGCGGTCATCAACGACAAGATCTCACCAACGGGAGTTGATGGCGTTGGTGCAGACAAACTCTTCTCCTCAGGCAAAGCCGCCATGGAAATTGGCGGACCTTGGATGTCCTACGTAGCCCAAGAAAACAACATTGACTACGCGATCGCGGCGGTACCCGCTGGACCAGAAACTGCTGCGGCATCGGCAATTGGTATTTCAGCCGCAATCACAGCGCACGCCGGTGATGACCAAAAGGCTGCCGCACTCGAGTTCTTTGAGTACTTTTACTCCAAGGATGTAGCAACCCAGTGGTCGCTCGGCTCCGGCTGGCCTCCGCTACGCACAGATATCACCGCTGCAGACGTGAGCGAAAACCCGGTAGTGCACGCGTTGACCGAGATCGCTGACACCGCACGCCCGCTGCTGCCAGGAGTAATCAACACCGGTGACGTATTCACCGCCGTTGATGAAGCCACGCAAAAGGCACTCGCCGGGGGCGACCCGAGCGCACTTCTTGATGAAGCCGCTGGGAAAATCCAAGCGACGCTCGACAAATAG
- a CDS encoding LacI family DNA-binding transcriptional regulator: protein MATLRDVAILAGVSNKTVSNVVNGSAPVRPETKARVESAIAELGYRPNLAARTLRAGRTGVIGLAVPDLSYSYFAELASAVLEVARDAGYVVLIEQTGGNRQDEIAFLTGPRTAMMDGLIFSPLGLLQEDADAIRVPYPLVLLGERTFQGSADHVLIDNVAGARLATQRLIASGKRRIAAVGMHGRDATAGLRLQGYREALDLAGIAFDESLVVYQEMWHRKEGAQSTESLIVNGVPFDAIFALNDELALGALRVLVEHQIQVPEQVALVGFDNVTEGQFASPSLSTIDPHRSEVVRVALGALLERISGEFSAKEPRSFRVAADFVQRESTLSLAE, encoded by the coding sequence GTGGCGACTCTGCGGGATGTGGCCATCTTGGCCGGGGTCTCCAACAAGACCGTTTCAAACGTGGTTAATGGGTCGGCGCCCGTGCGGCCGGAAACCAAGGCAAGGGTTGAAAGCGCCATTGCAGAATTAGGGTATCGACCTAACTTGGCTGCGCGTACGTTGCGGGCCGGTCGCACTGGAGTGATCGGTTTGGCGGTGCCCGACCTGAGCTACAGCTACTTTGCGGAGCTTGCCTCGGCTGTCTTGGAAGTTGCCCGTGATGCGGGATACGTGGTCTTGATCGAACAGACCGGTGGAAATCGGCAGGACGAGATCGCGTTCTTGACAGGTCCCCGGACCGCGATGATGGATGGGTTGATCTTTTCACCACTTGGCTTACTGCAAGAAGATGCCGATGCTATTCGTGTGCCCTACCCGTTGGTGCTGCTGGGAGAGCGCACGTTCCAGGGATCCGCAGATCATGTGCTGATTGATAACGTGGCGGGTGCCCGGCTGGCCACGCAGCGCCTCATCGCCTCCGGCAAGCGCCGGATTGCTGCGGTTGGGATGCACGGCCGCGACGCTACGGCAGGGCTGCGTCTACAAGGGTACCGGGAAGCTTTGGATCTGGCGGGTATTGCATTTGATGAGAGCCTGGTTGTCTACCAAGAGATGTGGCACCGCAAGGAAGGAGCGCAGTCAACCGAATCCCTCATTGTCAATGGTGTGCCCTTCGATGCCATATTTGCGTTGAATGACGAGCTCGCGTTGGGTGCCCTGCGAGTTTTGGTTGAGCATCAGATTCAGGTGCCTGAGCAAGTGGCGTTAGTTGGTTTTGACAACGTTACTGAGGGGCAGTTTGCCAGCCCAAGTTTGAGCACGATCGACCCACACCGTTCGGAGGTTGTTCGGGTGGCGTTGGGTGCGCTGTTGGAGCGGATCTCGGGGGAGTTTTCTGCGAAAGAACCGCGTAGTTTCAGGGTTGCTGCCGATTTTGTGCAGCGCGAATCTACGTTGAGTCTTGCGGAATAG